The following coding sequences lie in one Candidatus Paceibacterota bacterium genomic window:
- a CDS encoding 4Fe-4S dicluster domain-containing protein, which produces MNDKQLQDFVSYLIEKNYKVYSHKNVDNNVFIDEVKTGKNFKLCPQKPLHSFKSFFLAPCKKMMQFKGKEILLLRDPDVKSVLLGLHFYDMKALTLHAQVFKKDPYFQKKLRNMIIIGQSPIPEEDRSYEKFEKEILEHLKFDIFLEAKSTNDQKEFRIFTGSEDGQRLLDGFGYKDYENVEYEGPVPKKGLDQLHQALIEKVRKSRGSAIWKELGKKCIACGKCTIVCPTCFCFKFKDEIEKDKITRSREWDSCFYEDFSEIAGGHKFLDSTEDRIYNYYDHKFVRIPNEYRMVGCVSCGRCTEVCPAGISLPENIKRIMEEIK; this is translated from the coding sequence ATGAATGATAAACAACTGCAGGATTTCGTTTCATATCTTATCGAGAAAAATTACAAGGTTTACAGCCACAAAAATGTCGACAATAATGTCTTCATAGATGAAGTCAAAACCGGTAAAAATTTCAAGCTTTGCCCGCAAAAACCTTTGCATTCTTTCAAAAGTTTCTTTTTGGCTCCGTGCAAAAAAATGATGCAATTCAAGGGAAAGGAAATCCTCTTGCTCAGGGACCCTGACGTAAAGTCCGTTCTTTTGGGACTTCATTTTTATGATATGAAAGCCCTGACGCTTCATGCCCAAGTTTTCAAGAAAGATCCCTATTTCCAGAAAAAACTCCGAAACATGATCATCATCGGCCAAAGCCCTATTCCCGAAGAGGACAGAAGCTATGAAAAATTCGAAAAGGAGATTTTGGAACATCTGAAATTCGATATTTTTCTCGAAGCAAAATCCACAAACGACCAGAAAGAATTCAGGATCTTCACCGGCTCCGAAGACGGGCAGAGGCTTCTTGACGGCTTCGGATATAAGGATTATGAGAACGTGGAATATGAAGGGCCGGTTCCGAAAAAAGGGCTCGATCAATTACACCAGGCCCTTATTGAAAAAGTGAGAAAATCAAGAGGAAGCGCGATCTGGAAGGAACTTGGCAAAAAATGCATCGCCTGCGGCAAATGCACCATCGTCTGCCCTACATGCTTCTGTTTCAAATTCAAGGACGAGATCGAAAAGGACAAGATCACAAGAAGCAGAGAATGGGACAGTTGTTTCTATGAAGATTTTTCCGAGATCGCCGGCGGACATAAATTTTTGGATTCGACCGAAGACCGGATATACAACTATTATGACCACAAATTCGTGAGGATACCGAACGAGTATCGCATGGTGGGTTGCGTCAGCTGCGGAAGATGCACGGAAGTCTGCCCCGCAGGGATAAGCTTGCCCGAAAATATAAAAAGGATCATGGAAGAGATTAAATAA
- a CDS encoding FAD/NAD(P)-binding protein has translation MKNPYYPYDAEIIKVEELTPINRLFTFQIKDKAFKSKFKFRHGQFFILSVPGFGEAPFGFCSSPTIKDSFQASIDKRGGLTNKLFELKKGMAVGIRGPYGNGFDDVKIKTRNLVLVAGGCGLSPLRTVIQDASMNPGNFKKIQIFYGCRNPELLSFQKDYKAWSKNIEVNLTVDAPDNKWKDNVGVVTNLLTQEKIKSDSVAILVGPPIMYKFVVKKLLELGLKEEDIYVSLERRMHCGIGVCQHCALINGGYVCTDGPLFSYAEIKNVPEGI, from the coding sequence ATGAAAAATCCATACTATCCGTACGATGCTGAAATAATCAAGGTTGAAGAATTGACTCCCATCAATCGCCTTTTCACTTTCCAGATAAAAGACAAAGCTTTCAAAAGCAAATTCAAATTCCGCCACGGACAGTTTTTCATCCTTTCGGTTCCGGGCTTCGGAGAAGCGCCTTTCGGCTTTTGCTCAAGCCCGACGATCAAAGACAGCTTCCAGGCTTCAATAGACAAGCGCGGAGGCCTGACAAACAAGCTTTTCGAGCTTAAAAAGGGCATGGCAGTGGGGATCCGCGGACCTTATGGGAACGGCTTCGATGACGTGAAAATAAAGACCAGGAATCTTGTGCTTGTCGCGGGAGGGTGCGGACTGTCCCCGCTTCGTACCGTCATCCAGGATGCGAGCATGAATCCCGGCAATTTCAAAAAAATACAGATCTTTTATGGCTGCAGAAATCCCGAACTCCTGTCGTTCCAGAAGGACTACAAAGCGTGGAGCAAAAATATCGAAGTCAATCTGACCGTCGACGCGCCTGACAACAAGTGGAAAGATAATGTCGGAGTTGTGACGAACCTCCTGACACAGGAAAAGATCAAAAGTGATTCCGTTGCGATCCTTGTGGGGCCTCCTATCATGTATAAATTCGTCGTGAAAAAACTCCTGGAGCTCGGATTGAAAGAAGAAGATATATATGTTTCTCTGGAAAGAAGAATGCATTGCGGAATCGGCGTTTGCCAGCACTGCGCGCTAATCAATGGCGGCTATGTCTGCACCGACGGCCCGCTCTTCTCCTATGCAGAGATCAAGAATGTGCCGGAAGGAATCTGA
- a CDS encoding hydrogenase, which produces MPKPKTAIISLTCCEGCQLSILDLGEKLLDIAEKLDLRSFRLASGTKNFPGPYDIAIVEGCPVTKDNFEKLLEIRKQSKVLIALGACAHLGGVAEIKNYRGNKDEQIKYVYKNFERIDNPDIKAISEVVPIDAFIPGCPINKEEFYRIVMEFAEGKKPTIAQRPVCYECQLRRNKCLLQEGKPCFGPVTLGGCEAICPSNGFICEACRGPLKGASIEKLTEILKDRMTNEELMKISEIYGAKNEFEDAMSKTENGK; this is translated from the coding sequence ATGCCAAAGCCCAAAACAGCCATAATCAGCCTTACATGTTGCGAAGGGTGCCAGCTTTCCATTCTTGATCTTGGCGAAAAACTTCTTGATATTGCGGAAAAGCTGGATCTCCGGTCGTTCCGCCTCGCTTCGGGAACAAAGAATTTTCCCGGACCATATGACATCGCCATCGTTGAGGGATGCCCCGTCACAAAAGACAATTTTGAGAAACTTCTGGAGATCAGAAAACAGTCCAAAGTCCTGATCGCCCTTGGAGCCTGCGCGCACCTCGGAGGAGTCGCTGAGATCAAAAACTACAGAGGCAACAAAGATGAGCAGATAAAATATGTCTATAAGAATTTTGAAAGGATAGATAATCCGGACATTAAAGCCATAAGCGAAGTTGTTCCGATCGACGCCTTCATCCCCGGATGCCCCATCAACAAAGAAGAATTCTATAGGATAGTGATGGAATTTGCAGAAGGAAAAAAACCGACCATCGCCCAAAGACCGGTCTGCTATGAATGCCAGCTCAGAAGAAACAAATGCCTGCTCCAGGAAGGAAAACCCTGCTTCGGCCCCGTAACGCTCGGAGGATGCGAAGCGATCTGCCCCTCGAATGGGTTTATCTGCGAAGCCTGCCGGGGCCCGCTCAAGGGCGCAAGCATTGAAAAATTGACGGAGATCCTAAAAGACAGGATGACAAATGAAGAACTTATGAAAATTTCAGAGATATACGGCGCAAAGAATGAATTTGAAGATGCGATGTCAAAAACAGAAAATGGAAAGTAG
- a CDS encoding nickel-dependent hydrogenase large subunit: protein MKIKIDHIAKIEGHAGFVGHIVKGNVKKAQIEVQEGARLIESLLIGRNYEDAPVITSRICGLCPVIHNITSIKALEECFGIKPTKETVMLRELMLAGQIIQSHVLHIFFLSSTDYFKNRDGLDIAGERPEFVVKVLRLRDFGNNVIKFIGGRAIHPLTPKVGGWHKVPNKSILQEIEKEGKKVLPYSKLLVDFVMSLKIPDFKRKTEYLAHKPNEENKYSSYYGKVHSNEGWVANEEKFRAEIKEQQMDGTVAKLAKRDGKSYATDALARLHINKENLNPNAKRALEKSKLKFPNYNPFYNTLAQTIEVMHYVEECRKIAAELEKCDLANINTNFQVTAGHGAAILEAPRGMLYHAYEVDGQGMITKADVMTPTAQLLVNLNDDLKRYLPHVNKFKKEKREHEILKLVHSYDPCISCSTH, encoded by the coding sequence ATGAAAATAAAAATCGATCATATCGCGAAAATCGAAGGGCACGCCGGATTTGTAGGGCACATCGTAAAAGGCAATGTGAAAAAGGCTCAAATCGAGGTGCAGGAAGGTGCAAGGCTTATCGAGAGCCTCCTTATTGGAAGAAACTATGAGGACGCGCCCGTAATCACATCCCGAATCTGCGGACTTTGCCCCGTCATTCACAATATCACAAGCATAAAGGCTCTTGAAGAATGCTTTGGCATAAAACCGACGAAGGAAACCGTGATGCTTCGCGAACTCATGCTCGCGGGCCAGATCATCCAGAGCCATGTCCTGCATATATTCTTCCTGAGCTCCACGGACTATTTCAAGAACAGGGACGGACTTGATATTGCGGGAGAAAGACCCGAATTCGTCGTAAAAGTTCTGAGGCTCCGGGATTTCGGCAACAATGTCATAAAGTTCATCGGAGGAAGAGCCATTCATCCCCTGACCCCGAAAGTTGGCGGATGGCACAAGGTCCCGAATAAAAGCATTCTCCAGGAGATCGAAAAAGAAGGAAAAAAAGTTCTCCCCTACAGCAAGCTTCTCGTGGATTTCGTTATGTCGCTCAAGATCCCCGATTTCAAAAGAAAGACTGAATATCTGGCGCATAAGCCCAATGAAGAAAACAAGTATTCTTCATATTACGGAAAAGTGCATTCAAACGAAGGCTGGGTTGCGAATGAGGAAAAATTCAGAGCGGAAATTAAGGAACAGCAGATGGACGGAACTGTGGCAAAACTCGCAAAGCGCGACGGGAAAAGCTATGCGACCGATGCCCTTGCACGGCTTCATATCAACAAAGAGAACCTGAATCCGAATGCAAAGAGAGCCCTGGAAAAGTCGAAGCTCAAGTTCCCGAATTACAATCCTTTCTATAACACCCTTGCGCAGACGATCGAAGTTATGCACTATGTCGAAGAATGCAGGAAGATCGCAGCGGAACTTGAAAAATGCGACCTTGCAAATATAAATACCAATTTTCAGGTGACTGCCGGCCATGGCGCCGCGATACTTGAGGCCCCGCGAGGCATGCTCTATCACGCCTATGAAGTAGACGGGCAAGGAATGATCACGAAAGCGGATGTGATGACGCCTACAGCGCAATTGCTCGTTAATCTGAATGACGACCTCAAGCGATATCTTCCGCACGTGAACAAGTTCAAGAAGGAAAAAAGGGAACATGAGATCCTGAAGCTCGTCCATTCATATGATCCATGCATTTCATGCTCGACGCATTGA
- a CDS encoding hydrogenase/urease maturation nickel metallochaperone HypA: MHDIHAANQILKTALEYANKNKFKRISSMTIELGKIVEHNELITPDNLKYNIGLISKNTPAENCEIIVNQSDSNELKLVEIDGE, from the coding sequence ATGCACGATATCCATGCAGCCAACCAGATCCTGAAAACTGCGCTTGAATACGCAAATAAGAACAAGTTCAAGAGAATAAGCTCAATGACGATCGAGCTTGGAAAGATTGTGGAACATAATGAACTCATAACTCCGGATAACTTAAAGTATAATATCGGACTTATCTCCAAGAACACCCCTGCCGAAAATTGCGAAATCATAGTGAATCAATCTGACAGCAACGAATTGAAGCTGGTTGAGATCGACGGAGAATAG
- a CDS encoding transposase: MLKSRKSNRLPDYDYSQDGYYFVTICIKNKKEYFGKVEDGKMILNKCGEIAKKCWLDLPSHYKNCILVEWIIMPNHMHGIIAIDNTAIAMVVTGLKPVTTDKQFKKYSLSEIIRGFKTFSSRCISEINPDTNFQWQRSFYDHVIRNERSLLEIRGYIQNNPIKWELDRNNPENLFM; the protein is encoded by the coding sequence ATGTTAAAATCCCGAAAATCGAACAGATTACCTGATTATGATTATTCACAAGATGGGTATTATTTTGTGACCATTTGTATAAAAAACAAGAAGGAATATTTTGGCAAAGTTGAGGACGGGAAAATGATTTTGAATAAGTGCGGAGAAATCGCTAAAAAATGCTGGTTGGATTTGCCAAGTCATTATAAAAATTGTATTTTGGTTGAATGGATTATTATGCCGAATCATATGCATGGAATCATTGCTATTGATAATACCGCGATTGCGATGGTAGTGACAGGTTTGAAACCTGTCACTACGGACAAGCAATTCAAAAAATATTCATTATCTGAAATAATACGCGGCTTCAAGACATTTTCATCGCGCTGTATTAGCGAAATAAATCCGGATACAAATTTTCAGTGGCAACGTTCTTTCTATGACCACGTTATTCGCAATGAAAGATCATTGCTTGAGATCCGTGGATATATTCAAAATAATCCCATAAAATGGGAACTGGACAGGAATAATCCGGAGAATCTGTTTATGTGA
- a CDS encoding class II fructose-bisphosphate aldolase: MSLIKQIINDAKKGGYAVGTFDTNNLEITQGIARAAVAKDFPALIGVTENALEYAGFDALVALIRGVISESKAKLVLHLDHGKHSDNVIKCIDAGFESVMIDASAYDFEKNVEITKEIVKYGHKKGVFIQAELGKIPKLDSSVEVGVALSQMEKTEPDEAEEFVKKTKVDTLAVIIGNIHGGYKGKENPRLDFDLLKKIREKVSTPFVLHGGSGVPVEDVKRAISEFGIVNVNIDTQIRVAFIEALKNFFASGEQTTDPRKFMSIARDNVQKAVEEKIELFRNR, from the coding sequence ATGTCACTAATCAAACAAATCATAAACGATGCGAAAAAGGGGGGATATGCAGTCGGGACGTTCGATACCAATAATCTTGAGATAACGCAGGGGATCGCGCGTGCGGCTGTCGCAAAAGATTTTCCAGCGCTGATCGGTGTCACGGAAAATGCCCTTGAATATGCCGGATTTGATGCACTTGTAGCTTTGATTAGGGGTGTTATTTCTGAATCGAAAGCGAAACTGGTTTTGCATCTTGATCATGGAAAGCATTCTGATAATGTGATCAAGTGCATCGATGCGGGATTCGAATCCGTCATGATAGACGCTTCCGCATATGATTTTGAAAAGAACGTCGAGATCACAAAAGAGATCGTGAAATATGGCCACAAAAAGGGCGTATTCATTCAGGCGGAACTTGGAAAGATTCCGAAGCTCGATTCCAGCGTTGAAGTCGGTGTGGCTCTGAGTCAGATGGAAAAAACCGAACCGGATGAGGCGGAAGAATTCGTCAAAAAGACCAAAGTTGACACGCTGGCTGTCATAATCGGGAATATCCACGGAGGATACAAGGGGAAGGAAAATCCAAGGCTTGATTTCGATCTTCTGAAAAAGATCCGGGAAAAGGTTTCCACGCCATTCGTTCTGCATGGCGGTTCGGGAGTCCCTGTCGAAGATGTGAAAAGGGCCATATCTGAATTTGGGATAGTGAACGTGAACATCGACACACAGATCAGGGTCGCGTTCATTGAAGCCCTCAAGAATTTTTTTGCCAGCGGCGAACAGACGACCGATCCGAGAAAATTCATGTCCATTGCAAGGGACAATGTACAGAAAGCGGTGGAAGAAAAGATAGAGCTTTTCAGGAATAGATAA
- the tpiA gene encoding triose-phosphate isomerase — translation MFENGIKPKIIVANWKMNPVSFKEADNIIRTVKNGIKISENVKVVICPPYFYIPNIKGGKSFDIGVQNIFWEDSGAYTGEISAKMAKDMGVGYAIIGHSERRIYLGETDKNINLKINSALKNNVKPIFCVGESQKERDEDKAGDIISNEIEKGLAGVPSGYLVKDLIIAYEPIWAIGTGNTPTSDDIMSMALLIRKVITKLYDRKTADHLPILYGGSVNDKNATDFVEKAGMEGLLVGGASLNASEFVRIVNLFS, via the coding sequence ATGTTTGAAAACGGGATCAAACCCAAAATAATTGTCGCCAACTGGAAAATGAATCCGGTCAGTTTCAAGGAGGCCGATAATATTATCAGAACCGTTAAGAACGGGATAAAGATTTCGGAGAACGTCAAAGTTGTGATTTGTCCACCCTATTTTTATATTCCGAATATAAAAGGTGGAAAAAGTTTCGATATCGGGGTCCAAAATATATTTTGGGAAGATAGCGGAGCTTATACGGGAGAAATATCTGCAAAAATGGCAAAAGACATGGGGGTCGGTTATGCGATAATAGGGCATTCGGAAAGAAGGATATATCTCGGAGAGACTGATAAAAATATCAATCTGAAAATAAATTCAGCATTGAAAAATAACGTCAAACCTATCTTCTGTGTGGGGGAATCACAAAAGGAAAGAGATGAGGACAAGGCAGGGGATATCATTTCAAATGAGATAGAAAAAGGACTGGCAGGCGTTCCGAGCGGATACTTGGTGAAAGATCTTATCATAGCCTATGAGCCGATCTGGGCCATTGGCACGGGAAACACTCCGACTTCGGATGACATCATGAGCATGGCGCTTCTCATCAGAAAGGTCATAACGAAGCTATATGATCGCAAGACTGCAGATCATCTCCCGATCCTCTATGGCGGAAGCGTGAATGATAAAAATGCAACTGATTTTGTCGAAAAGGCCGGAATGGAAGGGCTTCTTGTCGGAGGAGCATCCCTGAACGCCAGCGAATTTGTGAGGATTGTGAATTTGTTCAGTTAA
- a CDS encoding Glu/Leu/Phe/Val dehydrogenase: protein MAMNPFANATKQLENAASLLKLDKNVLEILKNPKRILEVSIPIKMDSGEMKVFRGYRVQYNDALGPFKGGIRFHPKVNLSEVKALSAWMTWKCSVAGLPYGGGKGGIIVDSSKLSNGELERLSRGYIQELKDFIGPEKDIPAPDVYTTPQIMAWMMDEFSRIKGYNVPGVVTGKPLEVGGARGRKYSTSQGGVYVFEKAIKKMKLDPKKLTIAIQGFGNVGSFAAEILNALGYKVVAVSDSRGGIVSNEKVKTKNEKGKDGIGGHDALDIKKIMKFKKDTRSVVGFPGTRTITNEQLLKLDVDVLMPSALENVITEQNASQIKAKLIIELANGPVTPEADTKLEKRGIVVIPDILANAGGVIVSYFEWVQNLQNYYWDEAENIGKLKKIMESSFDAVWSKKEDLGISTRLAAYAVAVERVARAEKLRRNL from the coding sequence ATGGCAATGAATCCTTTCGCGAATGCCACCAAGCAGCTGGAGAATGCAGCTTCGCTTTTGAAATTGGACAAGAATGTTCTGGAGATACTGAAAAATCCCAAGAGGATCCTTGAAGTCTCAATCCCGATCAAGATGGATTCGGGGGAGATGAAGGTTTTCAGGGGGTATCGCGTTCAATATAATGATGCTCTCGGGCCGTTCAAGGGAGGCATCAGGTTCCATCCAAAGGTCAATCTTTCCGAGGTTAAAGCGCTTTCCGCATGGATGACGTGGAAATGTTCCGTTGCCGGACTTCCTTATGGAGGAGGCAAGGGCGGGATCATTGTCGATTCGTCGAAGCTTTCGAATGGGGAGCTTGAAAGGCTCTCAAGGGGATATATCCAGGAGCTGAAAGATTTTATCGGTCCCGAGAAGGATATACCTGCTCCCGATGTCTATACGACCCCGCAGATCATGGCATGGATGATGGATGAATTCAGTAGGATCAAGGGATACAATGTTCCCGGCGTTGTCACGGGAAAACCTCTCGAGGTTGGCGGAGCGAGAGGAAGAAAATACTCGACTTCTCAGGGAGGTGTTTATGTTTTTGAGAAAGCGATCAAAAAAATGAAACTCGATCCCAAGAAGCTGACGATCGCCATCCAGGGATTTGGAAATGTGGGTTCGTTTGCCGCGGAGATCCTGAACGCGCTGGGCTATAAAGTCGTCGCTGTGTCAGACTCAAGAGGCGGAATAGTTTCAAATGAAAAAGTTAAAACTAAAAATGAAAAAGGAAAAGACGGGATTGGCGGGCATGACGCTCTCGACATCAAAAAGATCATGAAATTCAAAAAAGACACCAGGTCCGTCGTCGGATTCCCCGGGACGAGGACTATAACGAACGAACAGCTTTTGAAACTGGATGTGGATGTCCTTATGCCATCTGCGCTCGAGAATGTGATAACTGAACAGAATGCCTCGCAGATAAAAGCGAAGCTCATAATCGAGCTTGCGAACGGCCCTGTCACTCCCGAAGCGGATACAAAATTGGAGAAAAGGGGGATCGTGGTCATTCCGGATATTCTGGCTAACGCCGGCGGAGTCATCGTGAGTTATTTTGAATGGGTTCAGAATCTTCAGAACTATTATTGGGATGAGGCTGAAAATATCGGCAAATTGAAGAAAATAATGGAAAGCTCGTTCGATGCGGTCTGGAGCAAGAAAGAAGATCTCGGGATCAGCACCCGCCTTGCGGCATATGCCGTTGCCGTAGAAAGGGTCGCTAGGGCGGAGAAATTGAGAAGAAACCTCTAA
- a CDS encoding FAD-dependent oxidoreductase, with translation MYDLIILGAGPAGLAASIYASRYKINHAVVGNVFDGSVPKAHMIENWPGERSITGSELIMKFYNHAKELGNEFISEEAVEINKSPKKTDTGRDIFFVRTSSNKILESKSLIIALGTKHKKLNIPGEEKLLGKGVSYCAVCDGAFFKGKTVAVVGGSNAAAMSATMLSEHAKKVFLIYRGKPLRCEPIVEERLEENPSVEIIYNTNVIKVEGSTKVESIEIDSVHEGSNIIKLDGVFIEIGAVPSTSLLKELNVEIDESSCIRISADGSTNVKGVFAAGDITNASNSLRQVVTAVSEGAISATSAYKYLKEG, from the coding sequence ATGTACGATCTAATTATTTTAGGAGCAGGTCCTGCGGGGCTTGCGGCGTCCATATATGCATCAAGGTATAAAATAAACCATGCTGTAGTCGGAAATGTTTTTGACGGATCGGTCCCAAAAGCGCATATGATCGAGAATTGGCCCGGAGAAAGATCGATAACCGGTTCGGAATTGATCATGAAATTCTATAATCATGCAAAGGAATTGGGCAACGAATTCATTTCCGAAGAGGCTGTCGAGATAAATAAAAGTCCCAAAAAAACTGATACCGGAAGAGATATTTTTTTTGTGAGAACAAGTTCAAATAAGATCCTGGAATCCAAGTCTCTTATCATAGCGCTTGGGACGAAACACAAGAAATTGAATATTCCGGGAGAGGAAAAGCTTTTGGGAAAGGGCGTCAGCTATTGCGCTGTGTGCGACGGTGCTTTTTTTAAGGGCAAAACCGTGGCTGTCGTGGGCGGGAGCAATGCGGCGGCTATGTCGGCGACCATGCTTTCCGAACACGCCAAGAAAGTTTTTTTGATATATAGGGGAAAGCCCCTCAGATGCGAGCCTATCGTGGAAGAAAGGCTTGAAGAAAACCCCAGCGTTGAAATAATTTACAATACCAACGTCATTAAAGTGGAGGGAAGTACGAAGGTTGAGTCGATCGAAATAGACAGTGTGCACGAAGGAAGCAACATCATCAAACTGGATGGAGTATTCATCGAGATCGGAGCGGTTCCTTCCACGAGCCTTCTGAAAGAGCTGAATGTCGAAATAGACGAGAGCAGCTGCATAAGGATCAGTGCAGACGGCTCGACGAATGTGAAGGGGGTTTTTGCCGCAGGAGACATCACGAACGCATCAAACAGCTTGAGACAAGTCGTAACTGCCGTTTCGGAAGGAGCGATCTCGGCCACAAGCGCATATAAATATTTGAAGGAGGGATAA
- a CDS encoding ferredoxin produces MAKKITVDQELCIGCGACENLCPEVFQLQAEGKAAVINEDGCSKCDCEIAMHGCPVGAIKFVEK; encoded by the coding sequence ATGGCAAAAAAAATAACAGTTGATCAGGAATTGTGCATTGGGTGCGGTGCGTGCGAGAATCTCTGTCCGGAAGTTTTCCAGCTTCAGGCTGAGGGAAAAGCGGCGGTTATTAATGAAGACGGATGCAGCAAATGCGATTGTGAGATAGCGATGCACGGCTGTCCGGTGGGGGCTATAAAATTTGTAGAAAAGTAA
- the trxA gene encoding thioredoxin has translation MDINITDKNFEQEVLRSAGIMLVDFWAPWCGPCQMMGPIIEEVAKEFEGRIKVYKLNVDENPKTASDYEILSIPTLKFFKEGKIVDEMTGLKPKDMLVEKINNLLGIAQ, from the coding sequence ATGGATATAAATATTACCGACAAGAACTTTGAACAAGAAGTGCTAAGGTCAGCAGGTATAATGCTGGTTGATTTTTGGGCGCCATGGTGCGGTCCTTGTCAAATGATGGGACCTATCATCGAAGAGGTGGCCAAGGAGTTTGAGGGAAGGATAAAGGTTTATAAGCTTAATGTCGACGAGAATCCGAAAACGGCAAGCGACTATGAAATATTGAGCATTCCGACCCTGAAATTCTTCAAGGAAGGCAAGATCGTTGATGAAATGACGGGCCTGAAGCCGAAAGACATGCTGGTTGAAAAGATAAATAATTTGCTGGGAATCGCTCAATAG
- a CDS encoding NAD(P)/FAD-dependent oxidoreductase — MQTKIIIIGAGPAGLSAAIELKNKGDFDVTILERKPGIDYKICAGGIEYDFLKRYLSESIIEKNFYTLRFTTPGDSICIKKDFVMISTVNRRTLHEYLAQKAINSGVKIIFDQNLKDISNNTAITHSGNAYKFDYLIGADGSNSAVRKKLKLDSKRIIAAFQYIVKCDYPDMEFFVDLEKFGYSYAWIFPYKDTVSVGAGFYPGDSKNFSMKDLQNNLKKWAENKFDLSNSKFEAFSINYDYQGFEFGNIYLAGDAAGFASGLTGEGIKFAILSGIDVAQKIADPDYECVEIKKMLKTKKASETFREYMKINPIIGKIMLKSFSLSLKNELGQRLIARIS; from the coding sequence ATGCAAACAAAAATAATCATCATCGGAGCAGGTCCTGCGGGCCTATCCGCTGCAATAGAACTCAAAAACAAAGGAGATTTTGATGTAACGATCCTGGAAAGAAAACCGGGCATCGATTACAAAATATGCGCCGGAGGCATAGAATACGACTTCCTGAAACGATATCTTTCTGAAAGCATCATTGAGAAAAATTTCTACACCCTAAGATTCACAACTCCCGGTGATTCCATTTGCATAAAGAAAGACTTCGTCATGATCTCAACGGTAAATAGAAGAACCTTGCATGAATACTTGGCCCAAAAAGCCATAAATTCCGGCGTAAAGATCATTTTCGATCAAAATCTCAAGGATATAAGCAACAACACCGCAATAACTCATTCAGGAAACGCGTATAAGTTCGATTATTTGATCGGAGCCGATGGCAGCAACTCCGCCGTAAGAAAAAAGCTGAAATTGGATTCAAAAAGAATAATAGCGGCATTCCAATATATCGTAAAATGCGACTATCCGGACATGGAATTCTTTGTTGATCTTGAAAAGTTCGGCTATTCGTATGCATGGATCTTTCCCTATAAAGACACTGTTTCAGTTGGTGCCGGATTCTATCCCGGAGATTCCAAAAATTTTTCCATGAAAGATCTGCAGAATAATCTGAAAAAATGGGCTGAGAATAAATTCGACCTCTCGAATTCGAAATTTGAAGCCTTCTCCATAAACTATGACTATCAGGGATTTGAATTCGGAAACATCTATCTTGCGGGAGATGCGGCAGGTTTTGCATCGGGGCTGACCGGAGAAGGCATCAAGTTTGCCATACTTTCGGGAATTGATGTTGCGCAAAAAATAGCCGATCCCGATTATGAGTGCGTTGAAATAAAAAAAATGCTAAAAACAAAAAAAGCGAGCGAAACATTCAGGGAATATATGAAGATAAATCCGATCATCGGCAAGATCATGCTAAAATCCTTTTCTCTGTCGCTGAAAAATGAACTGGGGCAAAGACTTATCGCGAGAATATCCTGA